A single region of the Nicotiana sylvestris chromosome 6, ASM39365v2, whole genome shotgun sequence genome encodes:
- the LOC104242614 gene encoding protein TRM32-like — MGKNKWTRHVDHENENIHPGCMWGLIHAFGYHSWHSRVKRKSLPRIASDRLFNEKLVVQDPSELDMLLDDNESQFLVDNSTKKSRLPNKRSLRAKIKALIAEEMHKEKKKSNQKKSVYSNQPKLQRTCSVHHYEPTENDLSEICSNKNVENGATGSLDKKQIKAIEYDTSIDKNALKSQLKDHAELFLEILKETEVGYQNLSSGHLASKKKARLTKSGSYPVSHLSQRTNFKPSKLEDKKNEAWSFAKGERLTSGAQSRSLSKYAKTPFTSLGLLDDDGGNVKLEKSSSFACHSIKGAVDNKENNEELVDVEVNKHGSTHEMFEDLNGDLHEEYKVGTDYESKSNSYCEIDGFDIRKTTIMHRRSSSLNESMDRYTKLLEHSFKKEVILNPSRSLKLFSEYEIPSMPFRRIRSLSNGIPGDAQFSEWLIRTLEETNSHIRAETEREEKLIHNPSISYATEDTENKVERSEDIQTVETTTSLKSKTNGEGNAEVEDFSENINDVTVFKGNSHEEQEMKCTKSILSDMLPDSEISSCEEFQISEGLVLKHNVDVDVDTLAKADGRNKSDKKENADLFYVRDILEHSGFSSNFFKTTWYSATQVLNPSIVQELESFWHQEQEYCCVDNFYICCHHQLLFDLVNEVLVQICDRSFTYYPKALSYSCRVRPLPENRMIEEVCKNVGTLLRLKPEQESIDAIVDRDLKKDDGWMNLQLESECLALELEDMIFNDLLEELSCP; from the exons ATGGGAAAGAACAAGTGGACTAGGCATGTTGATCATGAAAATGAGAATATACATCCAGGTTGCATGTGGGGACTCATACATGCCTTTGGCTACCATAGTTGGCACTCTCGTGTAAAGAGGAAATCTCTGCCTAGAATCGCAA GCGATCGTCTTTTCAATGAAAAATTGGTTGTCCAAGATCCCAGTGAACTAGATATGCTTTTGGATGACAATGAAAGTCAGTTCTTG GTTGATAACAGCACCAAAAAATCAAGGTTGCCCAACAAAAGGTCTCTAAGGGCTAAAATTAAAGCTTTAATTGCTGAGGAGATGCACAAGGAAAAAAAGAAGTCCAATCAGAAGAAATCAGTCTATTCTAACCAACCTAAACTCCAGAGAACTTGTTCAGTTCATCATTATGAACCAACCGAAAATGACCTAAGCGAAATATGCAGCAACAAGAATGTGGAGAATGGAGCCACTGGATCACTAGATAAGAAACAGATCAAGGCCATCGAATATGATACTTCCATTGATAAGAATGCTTTAAAATCTCAACTTAAAGATCATGCAGAATTATTTTTGGAAATTTTAAAGGAAACAGAAGTAGGATATCAGAATTTATCCAGCGGTCATCTGGCTTCAAAGAAAAAGGCAAGATTAACCAAGTCAGGATCATACCCTGTGTCTCATTTGTCACAAAGAACAAACTTCAAACCAAGTAAGCTCGAGGACAAGAAGAATGAAGCTTGGTCGTTTGCCAAAGGGGAAAGATTGACAAGTGGTGCTCAGTCAAGATCTTTGTCGAAATATGCAAAGACTCCCTTCACAAGTTTAGGGCTCCTGGATGACGATGGTGGAAACGTGAAGCTAGAGAAGTCATCGAGCTTTGCCTGCCACAGTATCAAAGGAGCAGTTGATAATAAAGAAAATAATGAAGAGCTCGTCGATGTAGAAGTAAATAAGCATGGCTCTACTCATGAAATGTTTGAAGATTTGAATGGAGACCTTCATGAAGAGTATAAGGTGGGAACAGACTATGAAAGTAAGTCCAATAGTTATTGTGAAATTGATGGATTTGATATTAGAAAAACTACGATCATGCACAGGAGAAGTTCCTCTCTAAATGAGTCCATGGATAGATATACCAAATTATTGGAACACAGTTTTAAAAAGGAAGTGATCTTGAATCCCTCCAGGAGTTTGAAATTGTTTAGTGAATACGAGATACCATCGATGCCATTCAGAAGGATCCGTTCTCTATCAAATGGGATTCCTGGTGATGCCCAATTTTCAGAATGGCTAATTAGGACTTTAGAGGAGACAAACTCACATATCAGAGCTGAAACTGAGAGAGAAGAGAAGTTGATTCATAATCCTTCTATCAGCTACGCCACTGAAGATACTGAAAACAAAGTAGAAAGAAGTGAGGATATTCAGACAGTAGAAACTACAACAAGCTTAAAATCAAAGACAAATGGGGAAGGTAATGCTGAAGTCGAAGACTTTTCGGAGAACATTAATGATGTAACAGTGTTCAAAGGAAACTCTCATGAAGAACAAGAGATGAAATGCACTAAATCAATCCTAAGTGATATGCTTCCAGATTCAGAAATTTCCAGCTGTGAAGAGTTCCAAATTTCAGAAG GTTTGGTTCTTAAACACAATGTTGATGTTGATGTTGATACCCTTGCAAAAGCAGATGGTCGCAATAAATCCGACAAAAAGGAAAATGCAGACTTGTTTTATGTGAGGGATATTCTTGAGCATTCGGGTTTCTCAAGCAATTTCTTTAAGACAACATGGTATTCAGCTACTCAAGTATTAAACCCTTCAATAGTTCAGGAACTAGAGTCCTTTTGGCATCAAGAACAAGAGTACTGCTGTGTAGATAACTTCTACATCTGCTGTCATCATCAGCTACTATTTGATTTGGTTAATGAGGTTCTAGTTCAAATATGTGACAGATCATTCACATACTACCCTAAGGCCTTATCCTATAGTTGTCGTGTTCGTCCATTGCCAGAAAATCGAATGATTGAAGAGGTATGCAAAAATGTAGGTACCTTGTTAAGGTTGAAACCAGAGCAAGAATCAATCGATGCCATTGTAGATCGAGATTTGAAAAAGGATGATGGTTGGATGAACCTCCAGTTAGAAAGTGAATGTCTGGCACTTGAATTAGAGGACATGATCTTCAATGATCTTTTGGAAGAACTTAGCTGTCCTTGA